Genomic DNA from Rana temporaria chromosome 1, aRanTem1.1, whole genome shotgun sequence:
cgctcggaatttccaacaagatttgtgtgaccgtgtgtatgcaacacaagtttgagccgacattccgtcagaaaaaaaaacctggttttctggtcggaatttccgatcgtgtgtacgcggcataagtcatgtTTTGGGAAGAGGATcaaatattatattatttcactcattaaaatgcaaataaatctataactttttttaaatgtgcttttctaaatatttttgttgttattctgtcttttactgataAAATAAACAGATCATTAAAATTATAGGCTCATGATTTCTTTGGGGCGAACGTACAAAATGAGCAGGGGATTAAATACTTTATTCCCCTAACTGTACCTCCCCCAGAACACATTTTCCAAACTCTCCACCCTCCTACACCCCTTTCTTGGACATACCACACCTCCAGAACAAATGCTCCACACTCTCCGCCCTCCTACACCCCTCCCTATCAACCAGCTTTCTCCTCCTCTAAAAACTCTCTTGTTAACAAAAACATATGTAGAGCCGCCCTCACCACATCTTACTGCCAATTCAAAATGTCTTTATTGTATACATCCCTCCATACTTTCTTATTATGCACCTCATTCAATCCACCTATCAACTCCAACCCCTCCCTTTCCTATAACTCCCCCATCACTTTCCAACTTTCACACCACACCTTTTAGTTATTTCATACAATTTGTATCTCCTCAAACACCCCTCAATCCTCAGACTAACACACGGCACACTGAAACATCCTGCAGGAAAGACATtaagtaaatataataaaatgggcCAGGTGACAGTTTTAAtaatcaacacccccccccccaatgttaagGTCTTTAATAACAAGAAATGTACCCATGTACCTCCTCATAGCTCTCTTCCACATCTCTCTGTTCACTAAAAAAACTTACATCCAATCTTTGCCATATTTAATGCAAACCCACCTAGAGAACATAAAATATTGATTGACAACTTTGCTCTCCTCAAACCATCTATACTCTTCACACCATCATCACATCATCCATATAACCGGCCATGCTTAGATTCCTCCCACCACCCCCAGGCACTTCTACCCCTCTCACCAAACTATCCTTCACATACATCCACAATGGTAGTTCAGTTACAGGGCCTTTGAGAAAATCCAGAAGGAGGCAACACGTCAGGTGGAAGGAGGTGGTGACATAATCACATCGGTCAAGCTGGGGGGACAGATGAAGTCTATGGTCTGGTAACTCCTGTGGACTGGAGTGTCCTGCTTACATgcataaataatttttatttatgtgaGTTCATTTGGAGAAGTTTGATTTTAATGTAATAATTAGTCAGTAAGGACTATGGAGTCTCACTGTGTTTCCTTATGAGCATATGACCTGGACCTGGAATTCTTTTTGATGACCGAAAAATCTTTTTTAGTCATTCATTTTGGATTTCATTATCTTCACGGTGTCCATCCCTCCTATCATGATTGTTGATGTATGGTGGGACATACggaattaggagtggaacacatttactTGGATACATTGGTTAGGCATTTACATTTATGTgcttatacatttatattttttgactATTTATTATTTCCATATTAGCAAGCGCCATTGCACCCCCTCTTTTACATATGATCTTCGGTGTGTGAGCAcctttagtagtggctgctgctctTTTAATTGTAATTTCACttgcttttatattattttatctaGTTTCAGTGCCCTTGGTTggagtggttttgcgcattagttaccccttttttatttttaataagtgATTTAAACCTTCCGTCTAAATAAGAATTAAAAACAAACGATAACGGTGATTAAAGAGAAAacgattacatttatttatacagaaAATAAACTTGTATTAATCCGATATTAGCAACTATAACATAAATTATACAACCTTAAAACAAAGATGTTACCAATGATACAAAGTAATACAAATAGGAATATTTCTATAATGGACACATTAGTATATCAGGACAAGTTGTAGGAAAGGAAGAGTTACAGAAAAGATAAAGACAAGAAGGAGATACATTTACAGACAGAAACCTTACGTCACCATGCTCCTTAGATCAGATCATTGGGCTTAGAGAGATCGGGGGTTGCTTTATGTACTGCTTTATACCCCCCAGGGACCTTGTCATTGGTCCAGAGCTGCTCAAATTCTGATTGGCTGCCCCTGAAGCCTCCTAAATGTTCACGATCAGGTCTTAAACTTCCTATCCGTCTACTACATGTCTATGATGTAATAAACAACTCCTTTGATCTCCAGCCCAACCAGTTCCCACATTAGCATGTTAACGGCCTCCTGGTGAGATGGAGCCTCTCCATCTCTTAAGGTGCTTTACCAAACAAAAGGATAATTAAATTATCACCTGGagacatgggcgtccgcagaactttttccaggggggggggcataattttgCGGTCACAATTTCATGAAGgtgaggggaggggcttagtcattctcccataaagcgcaggcatgtgcccatgatatgcagcctcactgtactgatcaaatgtacaatacagagggtgtacagtatgtttatatagaaggggtggatggtattggtatatagaggaaggaaggtgggtatatacagctctgtatacaggacagatgatgtatatctgcagtcagtgatgatggaggaatacagaaaggaagatgggtgtatatatttgtacacaggacaggacagatgatatgatctttcctatatctggcacccccccttcgctgatcatacctgtatgcactcagctgcccccctcatctgtatatatgtcagccccccctgtacacaaacagcctcctcccttcacttgtactcacagcccccacttgtaaggtcATGGTGGTCTTTCTTCTCCCAAGTCCTGTTTCCACATGTCcctttgaaaatacattacaggcagCAAAGCAAACACAAGGGCACACTTACAATAAgcggccagaggtggcagtaaagagctctgtaAGCTCTGTGACACTGATCTTGCAACAGCTGTGGAGCCGACTGCACAAACACAGAGAGAGTCAGCACAGCTACAGATGCGAGCATGGCAGACCCTTGCTGATTCCAGGGGGGTAACTCGCCCCCCCTTAACCCTATGAGCAGACGCCCTATGCCTGGAGACATTCAATAGTTCCCACGAGTAaaaacaaaagtccttttaaaatacaagctgggccCCTATTTCATCATATCACAAAATATATAAAGTCCTGTaaaaacatatacatacatacacgtgCACAATGGGGCATGGTAATTTAATTAGAGTCCTTGCAATGGTTCCCTTGAAGCTCAATGATATAAATATGAATTTCAAAATCTCCACCACACCATTTATAatactatgctttttttttttaagctgttaaGGTAAACATTACATCAACAAAGCCTATTGGACACACCCAGGCTTGGAATTGTAAACAAGGTAAAATACaccagaaaaataaacaaaataaattagaTGACTTATGTTGTGGTAGCTGGAGAGTGTGAAGTAGACATCTGAGGACTTTCCTCATTGCACAGAACTCGGAAGAGAGATATTCAGAAGTAAAACAGTGTGTATTTTGGAGGCGTTGCTGATGACCCAACAGTTTCCCTGGACTTTGTCCAAATATCCCACACCTCTGAGAACTTTTGTGGGCAACCCCTAGATTCGTAACTAAATGTATACAATGGGACCATTTTGTTAACAATAGACTTCCAATAATCTAAGGTAGGTGCCTGGGGAGATTTCCTATAATACTAAGGTTAAGGCTTTCTTTATACCATAACAAAATCTAGTtttgtgttattgttttttaattgttttatggCAACTCTTGTACAGGTTACTAATGTTACCACCTATGTGTGTTCCAATATTGAGACAATCATGCAAATTTGGTATTCCCTGAGAGCCACAATAGGACACCACTCTTCCCAACAATGGAGGTTGGCTTCCATAAACATGGTCATTGTGATGGAAACAGTATCAGCAGGCACACCTCAGCAAGGCATTCTACATCCTCTTTAGCATATCAATTCACAAGCCCATCCCTAATGAGATGATAAGTTATGTCCTGGGTGTGAAcattctctctattctctctattttctACAGATTTTCTACAGATAGAAAACCAAAGTGTACTTTTAATAAATAACACAATCTCAGTCGTATTATTAAATTTTCCTAAATTGTTAAATAGTtgctattttatactttttgccacatttcagataTTCAGGTGCTTCTTTTCAAATGGCCAACCCCATGTAGTAGGCACCCCTGATGAATAACAGGTGACATAAAGGGAAGTAACATAGAAAGTGTATTGGTTTTATACAATCTGTTCAGATGGGTGGAACTATAATGAGATGaggtgaagtaaaataaaaaataaaaaagatggaaCCAGATTCTCCATGTAGAATGAGCAATTGTGACTCCCTTATTTTACACATAAGCTTTTTGTTTTACTTAAATCATAACTAATCAAATTTATATACTGTAAAACCTGGCCGGACAATAAATAAAGCTGAGGAAACCGAATTCAGAAGACCGGGAGAAGGTAGCAATTGGGCAACTAGAGGAAACAAAGACATTATGTGAGGTAAGTATGCTATAACATGCAAAAATGAGGTGTGTACTTGTATATTATGGCAAGAGCACTGTCGACACTTATGTTTAATTCAACTCTAaacggattatatatatatatatatatggcctgGAGGACTGCCTAAACatccctttttcattttttttttaatctaaaaagATCCTTGGTGTCAGTTTCAACTTATCAATGAGACAGAATTTTCTTCTTGGTCAAGCAACCCTTAGCAataatggaaccctggttgagataaGTTCATCTTCATCTAGATCAATTCTCTTCTTATTGGAATTAAGTGTTCAGCAGTTAACGAATGACTAGTTTTGGCCAATGGGGGACAACCTGGTTTTCCATTTAGAATACTAAGATTTGGCATCCTTGTCTCCATTCTTGGTTTGTCGTTTTCCCAGAACATCATGTCAGAAAGCTATTTTCCATTATATGATATACACATGGATTGTTCTAGGTCAGAGACTCACCAAGTAGTGAAGAAATTATCAGGATGTTTGGAGATGAATCTCTAAAATAAGCCCAGACATGGCAGCTCCAATTTTCCTATCCTGACAGGTGCTTTAATCTCCCTGCAAACTATTTTAATGCTGATGATATTTTTATACTCAATTTTTTTATCTTCAATAAGTCCTTATTAATCTAAAGCCATTGTATACAATGTTACTAGAAAGCATAAAACATAGGAAAAAGGCAAAAACCCACAAGAACCTACAGccaatgttatattttttatttttttttcaataaattatcTGGTTAGTTTtccgttttgtttaaaaaatgagcAGCGCTGcttattttttaaacagtgttttttatttgatgttCTATCAAAGCTagggtggcagaggtctgtttttTGTATTTCAGTCCCTAAACAATTTTTTCTGTGgcgctgttatttttattaatcttaacattttgatatcctttttgagttATGATAACTAGCTGCCATGGAAGTATTTAGGAATATGGAGAAAAGGGTGGTAGATTTAGAGGAAGTTTCCAGTTTCCACCAAGGAACACCTGGGATAGAGTTAGAAAACTATTTTAAACAGTTGAAACATCTCATGGAAAAACAAATTAAGATTTGGTGGGAGGTGAATATTCTGGAATTATATATTAAGGAGAGGAGAACATGAAGGAGGTGGAGATGGGACACCAGAGAAACAGACCAGTGCTTCTCATAACAGTATTTTATTTAATGTTCTATCAAAGCTAGAATGGCAGTGGTCTGTCTTATTGGTAtttgagggccagatcctcaaaagggatacgccggcgtaactgctgttacgccgtcgtatccctgttcttaactatggaactgatccacagaatcagttttccatagttaggcagaagatccggcatgtgtaagggacttacactgccagatcttagtatgcagtaccgcatccgcctcgggtatgcaaattagcacttacggagatccacaaagcttttacgcttcgtttttccTCCGTAAGTTTgcaaacacaaaattagggctgcttttacaaagtgtaaactgtttacaccttgtaaaaacagacccttctgtccagcgacgcaatattttttttgttttgaattttttttttttttgccgtatctttttgtttcccgacgcaactttattgactcgtcgcaatccacaaagcttggcgtaacgtaatttcgtgctatgcacgtcgggaaaatgacgtcacgagcatgcgcagtacagccggcacgggagcgcgcctaatttaaatgggaatcgcccccatgaaaataggaacgccttgcgccggcggaatttaagttacacagccaaaaatttctaggtaagtgctttgtggatcgggcactttggTATACATTtcaaggcagtgtaacttaaatgaaaaaaattaagttacgccggatctttgtggattaccccctaagtctctaaactattttttttgtggtCCCTTTGGTTTTATTAATCTTAGTTCTCCCTCTTGTATTAGTTATTCATTATACAATGCAGTAAAACATAAATattagaaaacaaataattttcaaTTTCATAGTTTATATGGTGGAAAGTTTAATTTCAAAACTCAGTAAAGTTTTTAAAGTATTAGGATTAAATATGCTGAAACCCAATCACCTATTCTCTAGAAAACCTGTTTATATGCAAATCAGCCAGAACAATGCAGGTTACTTACACATCATTTACATGAGAAGTCAGCCAATGGAAAGCCTCATTCTCTGCCTTCCCTGCCCCTCTTCCTTTTATAAAGGGGACCTCTCCCTCCTCTGATCAGTAGCTCTACTTTCAGAGATCCCTGAACACTCATCTATTACAGCCTAGCTGGAGATTTGGTGACGTTGTCTGGTGTTGATCTGCAGAGGAACTTAATACTTTGAGAAACAAATCCAACTTCATCACCCCTGAATCCTCTCCACATTAAGGTAAGGTTACTTTCATCTAACCAATCAATGGATCTTTCTTATTTAATGAGCATACTGATAATAATTCTTCAGAGGTTTATGAGGTGTATGTACTAAATATATAAAACCTAAGTATAAAAAACTGATGAAAGGGACATTAAGTGGAGGTTGAGGACAGGATAATAtgtaatacaatgtatacagaagACAGGATGGACATTGGAGGCTTGCCATGATCATCCTGATGAAAAAGTTGTTAGTAATACATTATATGCAATAAAAGTTGGGGCAGTAATTTGTGTGATGTAATACAAAATGAAACAAATGTTTGGGAAGCCAAGTAATGTATAGTTGCCATAAATCTACTATTACGCATATATTCCAATCTGTACAAAACAAATGACTGAAAAGTGTTGAATAGTTTGCTACGAAAGATTCCCTCTCACCAAAACCAGAGTACAACATTTTACATAATGATCTCACTGAGCATTCCCTTCATTAATTTCATGAAGTCTGATGATATGAGGTCTTATTGAGACCATAAAGATGACATTGAGCAGGAAAATgcgttaaaaatgtttttaaggtGCCTGAAAAGAGACAATTGAGTGTTtggatgttatgacatcactcaTGGTTATTGTGGGTCATTCTGGGACTTCGGTTTGGGGAGAATGATTTAGGGAACAGTCACTAATATCTTCTGATGGCTTTAGCATGGCCTCTGACGCCTTGTACTGGGTACAAAAGGCGAGGCAACTAGTTTCCTTAGTCATAGTTCTGATTCAATTTACACTTCTTACTTGGCTGAGCTCTGTGTTCATCCTCCTGACTTTATGTAAGAAAACTGGAAAGTTGAGATAGCTgtccgacaaaaaaaaaaaagaagagaatctCTTGCAGGTCATCTTATGGTATGTTTGGTCTTTTCATGGCAGTGTCTGCCAGAAATATAAGATTTACCAAAATTCTTCTGGTAGCAGATACACCTTTCCACCTGCTGGCCAAAGTTTATTACATTTCCTTCCCAAATGTCACTTGGAGGTAAAATTACTCTTTTGACCCCCCGGTTACCCAGACGGCCCCCACCCATGACTGAACTGATAACTATTGGATTGTGGTACCTATTTATTGTTATAAGTCTTGGCTTTTCTATTTGCTATTGTAATTGATAAAGTTATAAATTTGCTTGATaattgtcttgtatatgaatcGCTGTATTTCTATATTCAGGTCCTTTTAACTGTACTCCATACATTTCTGTTGTTCTGTTCAAACTCTCACTTAACTTATTCCTGAGTCACATTCATTAATAAGGGGAGCTTTATTGAGCATTTCATATTTATAGGTATATAAATGCTAGTAATACCCTGTAGTATTCATATTTTACACATTTCTAAAGTTACTCTTAaaagatttgttttctttttgtaagacgttttctttttatttttcctctcCAGGACACTATGGCCTCCGTTGTTCATAATGTGGAAGGTGTTCTGGACAGAATGGTCTCCTCCTATTCAAAAGGTCTACAGGAGGTAGACTTACAGGAGTACTTCCTCAAGGTAAAGGAACTTGGAGAAGGAGGCTATGGAAGAGTATTATCGGCAAACCACAGGATAACAGGTCAGTAAATTAATATAACTAACAATTCAATATCATCtagaattatttatatatatatatatatatatatatatatatatatatatatatatatatatatatatatatatatatatatatatatatatatataatatatatatatataaaacatttaaacCATTATTTAATGTTGGTTGAATTATTTAGATAACTAAGCAATAGGCTGGGTCTTGGGAAGAGTTATGTAAATATTAAAATACTTTGATGGGTACATATCTGTCTGGAGGAGTAGACTGTATTTGCATGCAGACTGCCCTAGATAATGGTCACATGTGATGCTGATCCTCCACGATCAAAAGAAAAGGCATCCAATGATTGAAAGGGGTGGGCTAGGaacagtcaggctggggaggataTGATGCTAATagagatgggcatcaatcagtcAGGAAACAAGATGGGGTCTGTTTGACTtgttgcagcttctaatgcacattgagaaaaacttgcagtgtgcggtgaaatcagagtaatgcctcgtacacacgaccggttttcctagcaggaaaactgccatgtgagcttttggctgggaatcctggccgtgtgtatgctccatcgcagttttcccaacaggaaaacctccGGGAATCCCAGAAGGAAAAAAGAGCACATGTTCTcctttttcccatcgggattcacggcgttttttaagccggcagtttccctatggggaaaacctgcggtggagcgtacacacggccgtggttcccgaccaaagctctcatggcagttttcctgttgggaaacccagccgtgtgtagggggaaaaagctaccgagcaggcaTTAGAGATTTCAGTACGGCTTGTAAGGCTGAAATATAGCTTTAAATGAAGCATAATACATTCTCAAAAAGGTTGCTCCAAGATTGAGATTTTTCAAGTGGATATAAAAAATTACCAGCTATAAATTTCTAATTTTGTAATCTaagttattttttcatttattttacaggTCAAAAAATGGCATTGAAGATCATGGATAAAAACAGAATCAGCCAGAGGTCTTTCCTTCAGGAGTTCAGTGTTTCATACTTACTTTCTTCTCATCCCAACATCATCGGATGTTATGGCATCGCCTTCACCACCATCGATTACTTCGTCTTTGTCCAAGAACTGGCCCCTGTTGGTGATCTGTGCTCCATGATTTTACCACATGTAAGTACATTAAGTTTTCAGTATACCCATATGTTTAAGTTTTGATGAAGAAATGTTATAACAAATAGTTTGAATTTCCCATCACTTTACCATCGCCGGGACATTTAGCGAAAGAGAATCTCTTTTGAGGgaacacatacagaaatagaatccAACCCtagtctaaaactaaaaaaataaaaaataaatacggcCATACATATACTTTAACTGATTGTGAATTTCTCTTCTACCCTACAGTATTTAACATCTATTTTGTATTTTGATTTCTTGTTTTTCCTAGGTGGGAATTTCAGAAGATGCTGTTAAAAGGTGTGCTGTACAGATCTCCAATGCTCTCGAATTCATGTCAGAAAAGGGACTTGTTCATATGGATTTGAAGCCAGAAAACATTTTGGTGTTCGACAAGGACTGCCACTCCATCAAGATCACAGACTTTGGCCTTGCCAAGGTCAAAGGAACAGTGATAACCTCCAGGTCTGGCAGCAAATTCTACATGGCCCCAGAATTGCGTGACATCACCATCCCAGATGGACTGGTTGTAGATGGAAGCCTGGATGTGTGGTCGTTTGGTTTCATCATCTACTGCCTACTCACAGGGGAGTTTCCATGGACCGTAGCCACCCTTGATGATGAAGCATTTAAACATTTTGTTGACTGGCAAAACAATTTTCATATATACAATCCTCCTGAAGCATGGAGAAAGATTCCCACTGGAATACGAAGGATGTTTATCAATCTTTTGGCCATTGACTATATGAAGAGAAGTAAAGCTACAGAAATCCTGAAATATATGAGTGAAATTTGGAAGGAAGACACCCCAGATGTAGCCACAGGACAAGAATATGAGGATCCAATGGAAAGCAGTTCTGTAGTATCTGAGGAATCCATGGCTTCCCGCTTGAACACCTCACAGGGTAGTGTTTCCATCACATCCTTGTCTTACTTTTTGACCACAGACTCTTGTGTATCTCAGTCTGAGATGACTCCAGAGCCACAGAAGGACAACATGGAAGAGGCAGTAATCATATTTGATGATGAATTTTCCTTACATGTTGGTGCAGAGGTTGACATTGAAGGAGCATGAATTGGTTAGTGATGGAACATCTAAAGGTACATCACATACATCCAACTTTCTGAGGTACGTGGCTTCCTCAATTCACTATTCAATGTTTTAGCCTCATGTCACACTAGCTCTTCACTAAGTCATTTGTTTTTGTACCACAATATGTGCCAGTGGTGTTGTTCAGTCATGCGGAGTCCCTAGGGGTCTCCCTTGTTGCCCGTACTatttaatatctatctccgccctctcctggaaatcatcagtaaccagaacttactctaccattcctacgtggatgacacccaactctactttcgcattagcaacaaaaaggatcattatctcggactagagaaatgccttgctCTGATAGAATTGGATGacagagagttaccttaaactcaatggctcaaaaacagagctCCTTCTGTTccacgccaaccgaaagagacCTGCCgtgacaacatggacaccccagcccattttgggacaaaccatcacccccagcgccaaagtcaaaagtctcggagtcacttttgactccgaaatgacaatggatgcacgaATAggctcagtagtcagcggatcccaccatttgCTGCTCCTGCTATGTAGACTCATTCCtttcatcccaaaagaagacatagcagtcgtggttggaacgataatcaactccagactcgactatgcaaacgccctttacctcagactcccaaagtaccaaattgatcgtctacaagtcgtccagaatacggtGGCATgacttgtaacatgaaaaaaaccctgggaatcaatctcccctccCTTAGATCTCTTCATTGGCTGCCAGAAAAAGACAGAATAACATTTAAGGCActttgtctgacgcataagtgtgttcaaggaagtgcgccccaatatttatgtgacaAATTAAAAGGTCACAACCCCAATTGCGTCCTCCGttctaccaaccaaaatctattccagatacccaaggccatatcatatacaagtccaaaggagaacgaagatttgcagtccaaggacctagactgtggaacgctttaccaaccagcatccgagcgGAAGTGAATCATGAGGCCTTCAGAAGAAAACTCaaaacccacctattctgaaggcaacgtgcaggaggaaatggataccaagcaccccgaggcgattcagttcgcatgtgttgcgctatataagtttttgactcactcactcactcactcactcactcactcactcacactcctATCCTTCCAAACCAAACTGAGCTCTGCTACCTCCTCACTCCCTACTCCCTACTCTATTGCCCATGATCTTCCTTAGCACATTTAACATTGCTTCATCCTCTGCTTCCTTCTTAACTTCCTCTAACCTTGGCCCACCAAATCGAACCCTCCTTACAGGCACATTTGCATAAGTCACAGTGACCAAATCAACTACATAAAATaacagtggtttaaaaaaaaaagtcaaagcaTATCACCCGGTCTAGCTGTGTAAATGCACGCGATTGGTCACTGTTCCCAACCGGGCCGATTAAAATTCAGCCGGGCGCAGGGACAGCATCCAAGGCACCATATGATGACCTTATGATTTATTACCatttcatatataaatatatcatttATTGATACTTGGCTATTATACAGAAAAATAGGACTTCAGAACTGACCACATGCAGTTTATtactataaattattttttttgttttcatttcagggatcat
This window encodes:
- the LOC120945696 gene encoding serine/threonine-protein kinase SBK1-like produces the protein MEKRVVDLEEVSSFHQGTPGIELENYFKQLKHLMEKQIKIWWEDTMASVVHNVEGVLDRMVSSYSKGLQEVDLQEYFLKVKELGEGGYGRVLSANHRITGQKMALKIMDKNRISQRSFLQEFSVSYLLSSHPNIIGCYGIAFTTIDYFVFVQELAPVGDLCSMILPHVGISEDAVKRCAVQISNALEFMSEKGLVHMDLKPENILVFDKDCHSIKITDFGLAKVKGTVITSRSGSKFYMAPELRDITIPDGLVVDGSLDVWSFGFIIYCLLTGEFPWTVATLDDEAFKHFVDWQNNFHIYNPPEAWRKIPTGIRRMFINLLAIDYMKRSKATEILKYMSEIWKEDTPDVATGQEYEDPMESSSVVSEESMASRLNTSQGSVSITSLSYFLTTDSCVSQSEMTPEPQKDNMEEAVIIFDDEFSLHVGAEVDIEGA